A window of the Arachis duranensis cultivar V14167 chromosome 5, aradu.V14167.gnm2.J7QH, whole genome shotgun sequence genome harbors these coding sequences:
- the LOC107489877 gene encoding uncharacterized protein LOC107489877 yields the protein MHVVRKDGVGMISDRHEAIRAAVNRSGGDWQPPRAWWMFCIRHIGSNFLRAFKVPHLQKLVVNIGYSRTVEEYNINYKRLEERGEAYARWCDAIGLRHWVLAFDEGHRWGHMTTNLVECINSVLKGACNLPVLALVRATYYRLNELFTRKSAEAHERRRAGFTYSVFAQQWIEANMKQAGNIVVHRFDRRNEVFEVRDMASGKVSVVDLARRTCDCGHFQVKRLPCRHVIACCANQRLDWQLYVHDVYKMTEICKVYKFEFTPLGDPETWPAYEGPTLVANPALRRTSKGRPKLTRYLNEMDSRDMRGPRVCRLCGAQGHSRSRCPQRAGPSGGGE from the coding sequence ATGCATGTTGTCAGAAAAGACGGTGTGGGTATGATTTCAGATCGGCATGAGGCAATTCGGGCAGCAGTAAATCGTTCCGGAGGTGACTGGCAACCTCCAAGAGCATGGTGGATGTTTTGTATAAGGCACATCGGCAGCAACTTCCTAAGAGCATTCAAAGTCCCTCACTTGCAGAAGCTTGTTGTCAACATTGGGTATTCAAGAACGGTGGAGGAGTACAACATCAACTATAAGAGGCTGGAAGAGCGAGGCGAGGCATATGCCAGGTGGTGCGATGCCATTGGACTCAGACATTGGGTGTTGGCATTCGACGAGGGGCATCGATGGGGCCATATGACGACCAACCTTGTCGAGTGCATTAACTCAGTGTTGAAGGGTGCCTGTAATCTACCTGTGCTGGCGTTGGTCCGAGCAACATATTATCGGTTAAATGAACTTTTTACACGGAAGAGTGCCGAGGCTCACGAACGCAGGCGGGCTGGGTTTACTTACTCCGTATTTGCACAACAGTGGATAGAGGCAAATATGAAACAGGCTGGGAATATAGTAGTGCACCGGTTTGATAGACGAAATGAGGTGTTTGAGGTGCGCGACATGGCTAGCGGGAAGGTGTCAGTTGTTGACCTTGCGCGACGGACTTGTGACTGCGGACACTTTCAGGTGAAACGACTACCTTGTCGCCATGTTATTGCTTGTTGTGCTAACCAGCGTCTCGATTGGCAGCTGTATGTGCATGACGTGTACAAGATGACAGAGATTTGTAAGGTATATAAATTTGAGTTTACACCGTTAGGTGATCCCGAGACATGGCCCGCATATGAGGGACCCACATTGGTCGCTAATCCCGCCTTGAGACGAACGTCGAAAGGTCGCCCCAAATTGACCCGGTACTTGAACGAGATGGATTCACGCGACATGCGTGGTCCTCGGGTATGCCGTCTCTGTGGTGCTCAGGGTCATAGTCGGAGTCGATGTCCTCAGCGTGCTGGACCGAGTGGTGGGGGTGAATGA